The Molothrus aeneus isolate 106 chromosome 31, BPBGC_Maene_1.0, whole genome shotgun sequence genome includes a window with the following:
- the SSR2 gene encoding translocon-associated protein subunit beta: MKLPLLAVFALLSVARCEDGARLLASKSLLNRYAVEGKDLTLQYNIYNVGSSAALDVELSDDSFPPEDFGIVSGMLSVKWDRIAPASNVSHTVVLRPLKAGYFNFTSATITYLAQEGAQVVVGFTSAPGQGGILAQRDFDRRFSPHFLDWAAFGVMTLPSIGIPLLLWYSSKRKYDTPKSKKN, encoded by the exons ATGAAGCTCCCCCTTCTTGCCGTGTTTGCTCTGCTGTCTGTGGCTCGCTGTGAGGATGGTGCCAGGCTCCTGGCTTCCAAATCCCTGTTAAACAGATATGCAGTGGAGGGCAAGGACTTGACTTTGCAGTACAACATCTACAATGTTGGCTCCAG tgctgccctggatGTGGAGCTCTCGGATGATTCCTTCCCCCCAGAAGATTTTGGCATCGTCTCTGGCATGCTCAGCGTCAAGTGGGACAGGATTGCTCC AGCCAGCAACGTGTCCCACACCGTGGTTCTACGGCCTCTCAAGGCTGGGTACTTCAACTTCACCTCTGCCACCATCACCTACCTGGCACAGGAGGGTGCCCAGGTGGTG GTTGGCTTCACCagtgctcctgggcagggaggaatCCTGGCTCAGCGTGATTTCGACAGGAGGTTCTCCCCTCACTTT CTGGACTGGGCGGCATTTGGCGTGATGACCCTGCCCTCCATCGGGATCCCCCTGCTGCTCTGGTACTCGAGCAAGAGGAAGTATGACACCCCCAAGAGCAAAAAGAACTGA